A window of Alkalicoccobacillus plakortidis contains these coding sequences:
- a CDS encoding methionine ABC transporter ATP-binding protein, translated as MIEFKNVSKVFKTKEREVKALDEVNFRVDKGQISGVIGFSGAGKSTLIRSVNLLERPTDGEVIVNGQSLTLLKGGELQKAKRNIGMIFQHFNLLQSKTVFENVAVPLRLVRTPQAELKKRVRELLDFVGLSDKADSYPEQLSGGQKQRIGIARALASNPAVLLCDEATSALDPETTSSILQLLKRVNEEFNVTILIITHEMGVIREICDRVAVMEEGRIIEEGTVLDIFSKPQHQTTKNFVRSVFKDQIPASVRKILEKGSEQIKIYKIEFIGESSGKPLLSELVRNFDVDVNVLFGNITEIQDTPFGSLTVELQGDPGSLESAFRFIKEKELLVSEVKLDA; from the coding sequence TTGATTGAATTTAAAAATGTAAGCAAAGTTTTTAAAACAAAAGAACGAGAAGTTAAAGCACTTGATGAAGTAAACTTCCGAGTTGATAAGGGACAGATATCAGGCGTCATTGGCTTTAGTGGTGCCGGTAAAAGTACATTGATTCGCAGTGTTAATCTGCTAGAACGACCAACAGATGGCGAAGTGATTGTGAATGGACAAAGCTTAACGTTGTTAAAGGGTGGCGAACTGCAGAAGGCTAAGCGCAACATCGGTATGATTTTTCAGCATTTTAACTTACTGCAGTCTAAAACAGTGTTTGAAAATGTGGCAGTTCCTTTACGTCTTGTGCGAACTCCACAAGCAGAATTAAAAAAACGTGTAAGAGAATTACTGGATTTTGTAGGTCTATCAGATAAAGCAGATAGCTACCCAGAACAGCTTTCTGGTGGTCAAAAGCAACGGATTGGTATTGCCCGTGCATTAGCATCTAATCCAGCTGTCCTGCTATGTGATGAAGCGACATCTGCTTTAGACCCGGAAACGACCAGTTCGATTCTTCAGCTTTTAAAGCGTGTAAATGAGGAATTTAACGTAACAATTTTAATCATCACACACGAAATGGGTGTCATTCGAGAAATTTGTGATCGGGTTGCGGTTATGGAAGAAGGAAGAATTATTGAAGAAGGAACGGTTCTTGATATCTTCTCTAAACCACAGCACCAGACAACCAAAAATTTTGTTCGATCTGTATTTAAAGATCAAATACCGGCAAGTGTACGAAAAATCCTTGAAAAAGGGTCTGAACAAATTAAAATCTACAAAATCGAATTTATTGGGGAATCATCAGGTAAACCGCTTTTGTCTGAGCTTGTTAGGAATTTTGATGTTGATGTTAATGTATTGTTTGGAAACATAACGGAGATCCAGGATACCCCTTTCGGTAGCTTAACGGTGGAGTTGCAGGGAGATCCAGGATCACTTGAATCTGCGTTTCGATTTATTAAGGAGAAAGAACTATTGGTATCGGAGGTGAAGCTAGATGCTTGA
- a CDS encoding DUF4385 domain-containing protein — MGYYDTIDFENTDFRKEPHKYKVGRGEQGVLMVEPYKAEILPNWRFKTPDIAKESADTIYEQFCTYKKQDDFVGMDMARKFLQMGYTRARRYANYPGGKKYNKDGDINERDIDETKARSAEIFQEKWILVREDEEYLEKKKAHQKKFG, encoded by the coding sequence ATGGGTTATTATGATACGATTGATTTTGAAAATACGGATTTTCGTAAAGAGCCTCACAAATATAAAGTTGGTCGAGGTGAACAAGGAGTCTTGATGGTTGAGCCATATAAGGCAGAGATTTTACCTAATTGGCGTTTTAAGACTCCGGATATTGCAAAGGAATCAGCAGATACAATATATGAGCAGTTTTGTACATACAAAAAGCAGGATGATTTTGTTGGAATGGATATGGCTCGTAAATTTTTGCAGATGGGTTATACACGTGCTCGTCGTTATGCGAATTATCCAGGAGGCAAAAAATACAACAAAGATGGCGACATAAATGAACGAGATATTGATGAAACAAAAGCACGGTCTGCAGAAATCTTTCAAGAAAAGTGGATTCTGGTTCGTGAGGATGAAGAATACTTAGAAAAGAAAAAAGCACATCAAAAAAAATTCGGATAA
- a CDS encoding DUF3006 domain-containing protein, giving the protein MEKAVIDRFEDQDLAVLLVGQSEKEYNVSRNILPNEVKEGSHLLIVLEDGVISSATLDEEATLEASNRIQSKMDKLREMKKMKRRSK; this is encoded by the coding sequence TTGGAGAAGGCCGTGATCGATCGCTTTGAGGATCAAGATCTTGCTGTATTGCTGGTTGGCCAAAGTGAAAAGGAGTATAACGTAAGTCGCAACATACTTCCAAATGAGGTTAAGGAAGGTAGCCATTTGCTTATTGTTTTAGAAGATGGAGTTATTTCTTCTGCTACTTTGGATGAGGAGGCGACACTGGAAGCGTCTAATCGCATTCAAAGCAAAATGGATAAGCTTCGAGAGATGAAAAAGATGAAAAGACGCTCTAAATAA
- a CDS encoding extracellular solute-binding protein, with translation MKIKNAKTKVGLSLLSAGMLLLVGCSEEGSSGSDGESGSSLDSIDVMTMSYEPDPTQNDSPVVKELEELTGKKINLLFIPSTTYGDRFNVTLASGNLPHVMLGDKSPSYISAVRDGAFWDLTDYLGDYENLQINDIVKENVSIDGRVYGIPRARPLGRNAAVIRKDWLENVGMEMPETIEDFHAILKAFTEDDPDGNGEDDTYGMAISEHEEPWNIMQMWFGAPNKWGFDDNGELIPDFTTDEYREALVWFNQIYDEGLINEDFAIMDPTQWTNPMINGEVGIIVDVADTSGRIQKGMVEKDPELDDVLDVFGAVSGDHGLVTKPTTGYHSVFSISTTSVKTEEELKEVLSFLNDLNSEEGQILAMNGIEGRHYELDNGVFTDLTLEDESLKQEFQSLNQMQMYLPEEKFHKPEETALQARSQQVMDENEAIVQPDPAYPLVSKIYAQRGQQLDNIIGDARIKYIIGELDDAGFDEAIDTWMSSGGGDYVKEINELYAEAQSSKE, from the coding sequence ATGAAGATAAAGAATGCTAAAACCAAAGTAGGCTTGTCCTTATTAAGTGCAGGAATGTTGCTCCTTGTTGGATGTAGTGAAGAGGGGAGTTCAGGTAGTGATGGAGAATCAGGCTCATCACTTGATTCAATTGACGTCATGACGATGAGTTATGAGCCAGATCCTACACAAAATGATAGCCCTGTTGTCAAAGAACTAGAGGAGTTAACAGGTAAAAAGATCAACCTATTATTTATTCCTTCTACCACATATGGTGATCGTTTTAACGTGACCCTAGCTTCTGGTAACCTTCCGCATGTCATGCTTGGTGATAAAAGTCCAAGCTATATCAGTGCTGTGAGAGACGGAGCTTTTTGGGATCTTACAGATTATTTGGGTGATTATGAAAACCTACAGATAAATGACATTGTTAAAGAAAATGTATCCATAGACGGTCGGGTCTACGGAATTCCGAGAGCCAGACCATTAGGTAGAAACGCCGCAGTTATTAGGAAAGATTGGCTTGAGAATGTTGGTATGGAAATGCCAGAGACAATTGAAGACTTTCACGCAATTTTGAAAGCGTTTACCGAAGATGATCCGGACGGTAATGGAGAAGATGATACGTACGGAATGGCAATTTCCGAGCATGAAGAACCTTGGAATATCATGCAAATGTGGTTTGGTGCACCTAATAAATGGGGCTTTGATGATAATGGAGAATTAATTCCTGATTTTACAACGGATGAGTACCGTGAAGCGCTTGTTTGGTTTAATCAGATTTATGATGAAGGACTAATTAATGAGGATTTTGCTATTATGGATCCTACGCAATGGACCAATCCAATGATAAACGGAGAAGTTGGAATCATTGTTGATGTGGCAGATACATCAGGACGGATTCAAAAAGGAATGGTGGAAAAAGATCCTGAATTAGATGACGTGCTTGATGTATTTGGTGCGGTTAGTGGTGACCACGGTTTGGTTACAAAACCAACGACTGGATATCATAGTGTGTTCTCAATCTCAACCACTTCTGTGAAGACAGAAGAAGAGTTAAAAGAAGTGCTTTCGTTCCTAAATGATCTGAATTCGGAAGAAGGTCAAATCCTTGCTATGAATGGAATTGAAGGTCGTCACTATGAATTAGACAACGGTGTATTTACGGACCTTACACTTGAGGATGAAAGTTTGAAACAAGAATTTCAATCGTTAAACCAAATGCAAATGTACCTTCCTGAAGAAAAGTTCCATAAGCCAGAGGAAACAGCTTTACAAGCTCGTTCGCAACAAGTCATGGATGAGAATGAAGCAATTGTTCAGCCAGACCCTGCTTATCCGCTTGTGTCTAAAATCTACGCACAACGAGGTCAGCAGCTCGATAATATCATCGGAGATGCACGGATTAAGTATATTATCGGTGAGCTAGACGATGCAGGTTTTGATGAGGCAATTGATACATGGATGAGTTCTGGAGGAGGAGATTACGTAAAAGAAATAAATGAGCTCTATGCTGAAGCTCAGTCAAGTAAGGAATAA
- a CDS encoding methionine ABC transporter permease, which yields MVFLSLIFSAILGILLGVVLVVTRKGHILECAWVFNILNPIINVLRSIPFIILMVAIIPFTRLIVGSAVGMEAAVVPLVVYAAPYIARLIENSLLEVEPGIIEAADSMGASKAQIIFRFLLPEAKGSLILSITTATIGLVGATAMAGAIGAGGIGNVAITYGYQRFDDATMVITVVLLIVMVQGLQSLGNILARNSRRR from the coding sequence ATGGTTTTCCTATCGTTAATTTTTTCAGCCATTTTAGGCATTTTGCTTGGGGTTGTGCTTGTGGTTACACGTAAGGGTCATATCCTTGAGTGTGCCTGGGTGTTTAATATATTAAATCCCATTATTAATGTTTTGCGATCCATTCCATTTATTATCTTGATGGTTGCTATTATTCCGTTTACCCGACTTATTGTTGGAAGTGCTGTTGGCATGGAGGCAGCTGTTGTACCACTTGTTGTGTATGCTGCACCATACATTGCACGGTTAATTGAGAACTCGCTTTTAGAAGTGGAGCCTGGCATTATTGAAGCGGCTGATTCAATGGGTGCCTCCAAAGCGCAAATTATCTTCCGCTTTCTACTACCGGAAGCAAAGGGTTCATTAATTCTTAGTATTACAACCGCAACAATTGGTCTCGTTGGTGCTACCGCTATGGCTGGAGCTATCGGAGCTGGTGGGATTGGAAATGTAGCTATCACTTACGGCTACCAACGTTTTGACGATGCCACTATGGTGATTACAGTCGTGCTGCTAATTGTTATGGTTCAAGGTTTGCAGTCGCTTGGTAATATACTCGCAAGAAATTCTAGAAGAAGATAA
- a CDS encoding carbohydrate ABC transporter permease, whose translation MKIHNTPAGRVFDVFNHIILLVIALVTFLPFVYIIAGSFATESEVVERSFFIWPNTFSLNAYEYVFSTTTFVRSIGVSVLVTIGGTIVSLFLTMTMAYPLSRKGLIGRNLLLNMIIFTMVFSGGMVPTYMVVRSLGLLDSLWALILPLAINPFYLIIVKNFFQMLPNELEESAKIDGCSEIGIFWRIILPLSKPVIATFTLFYAVFYWNDFFQALLYISDSSKWPVQLLLQQIMNVAETRLGGEVDTAFAEPPAETLKLAVIVVATLPILLFYPFLQKHFAKGILIGSVKG comes from the coding sequence GTGAAGATTCATAATACACCAGCTGGACGAGTATTCGATGTGTTTAATCACATCATCTTGTTAGTTATTGCTTTAGTCACGTTTTTGCCGTTTGTTTATATTATAGCCGGTTCATTTGCAACGGAATCGGAAGTAGTGGAACGATCATTTTTTATCTGGCCGAATACCTTTTCATTAAATGCATATGAATATGTCTTCTCAACTACTACATTCGTTCGCAGTATAGGTGTGTCTGTACTCGTGACAATTGGCGGTACGATTGTTAGTTTGTTTCTGACAATGACAATGGCATATCCTCTTTCTAGGAAAGGGCTAATTGGCAGAAACCTATTGTTAAATATGATTATTTTCACGATGGTTTTTAGTGGAGGTATGGTACCAACTTATATGGTTGTGAGGTCACTTGGATTGCTTGACTCTTTGTGGGCGCTAATACTACCACTGGCTATCAATCCATTCTATTTAATTATTGTGAAAAACTTCTTTCAAATGCTGCCTAACGAGCTTGAAGAGTCCGCTAAAATTGATGGTTGCTCCGAGATCGGAATCTTTTGGAGGATTATTTTACCTCTTTCAAAGCCTGTGATAGCAACCTTTACATTATTTTACGCTGTGTTTTATTGGAACGACTTCTTTCAAGCATTACTCTATATCAGTGACAGTAGCAAGTGGCCGGTCCAGCTTTTATTGCAGCAAATTATGAATGTTGCTGAAACCAGGCTCGGTGGTGAAGTGGATACTGCTTTTGCAGAGCCACCAGCAGAAACGTTAAAGCTAGCAGTAATCGTTGTTGCGACACTTCCGATTCTGCTCTTCTACCCATTCCTTCAAAAGCATTTTGCTAAAGGAATATTGATTGGATCTGTAAAAGGCTAA
- a CDS encoding MetQ/NlpA family ABC transporter substrate-binding protein — protein MKIGISGTDSRQWDFISGIAEEEGINIDIVSFNDYVQPNQALADGDIDANAFQTVSYFDNFREENNLDLEAIGTTILAPLGVYSDKYDSVDEIPDGAEILIANEVTNQARNLMLLQEAGLIELEDDFGVTSGLDQIKDNPKNLKLTEVVPANAPRLMQDVDAAVINNGIAVDAGLNPTDDPLAREDETATPYINIIAARTDNADDAALQRIVEIYQTDEVKEFIIDEYQGATIPTYISLDELNEYPR, from the coding sequence GTGAAAATTGGTATTTCGGGTACGGATTCACGCCAGTGGGACTTTATTTCGGGAATTGCTGAAGAAGAAGGCATTAATATTGATATTGTCAGTTTTAATGATTATGTCCAGCCTAACCAAGCTCTTGCAGACGGAGATATTGATGCCAATGCCTTCCAAACGGTATCGTACTTTGATAATTTCAGAGAAGAGAATAATTTAGATCTAGAAGCCATTGGAACGACAATACTTGCTCCGCTAGGGGTCTATTCAGATAAGTATGACTCCGTTGATGAGATCCCAGATGGAGCGGAAATTCTAATTGCAAATGAAGTCACAAACCAAGCGCGTAACCTAATGCTTTTACAAGAAGCGGGACTAATTGAGCTTGAGGATGACTTTGGTGTGACTAGTGGCTTGGATCAAATTAAAGATAACCCTAAAAATCTTAAACTAACGGAAGTCGTACCTGCTAATGCACCAAGATTAATGCAGGATGTGGATGCAGCGGTTATCAACAACGGAATTGCTGTTGATGCAGGACTAAACCCAACAGATGATCCACTTGCACGTGAAGATGAGACAGCAACACCGTACATTAATATCATCGCTGCACGTACAGATAACGCAGATGATGCAGCATTACAACGCATCGTGGAGATCTATCAGACGGATGAAGTAAAAGAATTTATTATTGATGAATACCAAGGAGCCACAATTCCAACGTATATCTCGTTAGATGAATTAAATGAATATCCACGTTAA